GCCCTACCCGTAGAGCTTGAAACGCGTGATTTCCGTGGCGTAGGCCCTACTCTGGGACAAGCTTCACTCGAGAGAAGTGTCTTCGCGGGGCTGATCGGACTTGCTTTGGTGCTGCTATTTATGGTTGCCGTCTATCGTGGGTTTGGCATGGCCGCTAACTTTGCCCTGGCCGTCTACACCCTGATGGTGCTGTGGTCCCTAGCCGCCATCAACGCGACGATCACCCTGCCTGGTGTGGCGGGTATAGTGCTCGGGATCGGTATGGCTGTGGATGCCAATGTCATTATCTTTGAACGTATTAAAGACGAAGTAAAAACAGGCCGCACTTTGCGTGCCTCGATTAAGGCTGGCTTCTCGCGCGCTATTTGGACGGTTATGGATGCCAATATCACCACCCTGATTGGTACAGGTGTTCTCTACTGGTTTGGCACCGGCCCCGTGCGTGGTTTCGCCGTAACACTTTCACTCAGTATCATTCTCAGTATGCTCACGGCGATCTTTGTCACCCGTCTCCTGCTAACACTCATGCTTAATGCCAAACTAGTAGCCAGTGCGAAAGCTCTCGGCGCGTAAGGGGTGATGACGATGAAGTTAAACCTTAATATTATTGGCCGCCGCAAAACCTTCTATCGCCTGTCGGCTGTGCTCATCATCCTAGGTCTTGGGCTCTTGTTCTTTCGTGGGCTGAATCTGGGCATCGACTTTCAGAGCGGCACCCTGATTGAGATGGACTTAAAAGCAGCTTTTACTACCGCGGAAGTACGCGAAGTTGTTCTGCCTTATTTTGATAAAGTTCAAGTGCGCGACGTGCGCGAGGGTGGCGAGACCACCACTATGGTGCAAATACGTACCACCGAAACAGACGAAGCGAAGATCACCCAAACCATCGCTGCGCTTACAGCGAAGTGGCCCGGTGCGGAGCTCGAATCTGCCGCCCGCGTTGACGCCGCCTTTAGCGGGGAACTAGTGCGTAATGCCATTATCGCCCTAATCCTAGCCTCAATCGGCATGATTATCTACATCACCATTCGCTTTGAGATAAAATTTGCTATCTCGGCCGTACTCGCCTTGCTGCACGACGTCTTTG
The genomic region above belongs to Bacillota bacterium and contains:
- the secF gene encoding protein translocase subunit SecF codes for the protein MKLNLNIIGRRKTFYRLSAVLIILGLGLLFFRGLNLGIDFQSGTLIEMDLKAAFTTAEVREVVLPYFDKVQVRDVREGGETTTMVQIRTTETDEAKITQTIAALTAKWPGAELESAARVDAAFSGELVRNAIIALILASIGMIIYITIRFEIKFAISAVLALLHDVFVVLVVFSLLQVEVNSEFVAAILAIVGYSINDTIVVFDRIRENLIKAKRHSDVEELVNRSINETLWRSLNTSITTLLAIGAVFVLGGVTLRPLAFALVVGILAGTYSSIFVASSLWVDWRDGHGSRATELKKA